GAGAATAGCCGCGCTATGGTACGGCGAATTGGTCGGCGCAAATTTCTGATCTACGGTTCTGCGGCCTTTGGCACCAGCTTCTTGCTCAAAGCTTGTAGCACCCCTTCAAACACTTCCCCCTCCGGCGCTAGCCCCACGGCCAGCCCCGCCAGCTCCCCCGCCGCCAGCAGTGGCAACACCATCAAAGTGGGCATCTTGCACTCCCTCAGTGGCACCATGTCCATCAGCGAAAAGAGCGTGGTCGAAGCTGAACAGCTCGCCATCAAAGAAATTAATGCGGCTGGGGGCGTCCTCGGCAAGCAGATCGAAGCGATCGTCGAAGATGGCGCGTCGGACTGGCCCACCTTTGCCGAGAAAGCCCGCAAGCTGATCGACCAAGACCGAGTGGCCACCGTGTTTGGCTGCTGGACCTCGGCCAGCCGCAAAGCCGTCTTGCCCGTCTTCGAAGAGAAAAACCACATGCTGTGGTACCCCGTCCAGTACGAGGGTCAAGAGTGCTCGAAGAATATCTTCTACACCGGCGCGGCTCCCAACCAGCAAATCGAGCCCTCGGTGCAGTGGCTCCTCGACAACAAGGGCAAAGACTTCTTCTTGGTCGGCTCTGACTACGTTTTTCCCCGCACCGCCAACAACATCATCAAGGCGCAGCTCGCCTCCCTCGGCGGCAACGTCGTCGGCGAAGACTATCTGCCCCTGGGCGGCGTCGAAGTCGCGCCCTTGGTGACCAAAATTCGCCAAGCCCTGCCCAACGGCGGCGTCATCTACAACACCCTCAACGGCGACAGCAACGTCGCTTTCTTTAAGCAGCTCCAGGGCGCCGGCCTGACCCCGGACAAGTACCCCACTATGTCGGTGAGCATCGCTGAAGAAGAGGTCAAGGCCATTGGCGTCGAGTACCTCAAGGGTCACTACGCAGCCTGGAACTACTTCCAGACAGTAGAGAGCCCCGCCAGCCAGAAGTTTGTGGAGGCCTTCAAGGGTGAGTACGGCAGCGATCGCGTGGTGAATGACCCCATGGAGGCCGCCTACATCATGGTCTACCTCTGGAAGCAGGCGGTCGAAAAGGCAGGGACGGCAGACGATCTGGAGAGAGTGCGCGCGGCGGCCCTCGGCCAGACCTTCGATGCGCCCGAAGGCCCCGTAAAGCTCAACAACAACCATCACCTGTCCAAGACGGTGCGCATTGGCGAAGTGCGCGATGACGGCCTGTTTGAAATCGTCTACGCCACCGATGCGCCGGTCGATCCGCTGCCCTGGAACCAGTTTGTCGCGGATACCAAGGGATTTGCCTGTGACTGGTCCGACCCGGCCAAGGGCGGCAAATACAAGGTTTAGGGCGATCGCCCCTGGGGTGGGAATCTCCCACCCCTCTGTTTTTGTGTTGGCGAAGGTCGAGGAGGAAGTTTGCTATCTGCTTATTTGGAGGCTATTTTCAGCGGGGTCAGTATCGGGGCCGTCCTATTGATGGCGGCTCTGGGGCTGGCGATCGTGTTCGGCCTGATGGGCGTGATCAATATGGCCCACGGGGAGCTGATCATGCTGGGGGCCTACGTCACCTTCTTGGTCCAAAATGGCTGCAAGGCCCTGGGGGGTGTCTGGTTTGAGTTTTATATTGTCCCGGCCTTGATTTTGGCCTTTGGGGTGACGGCGATCGCCGGTCTGCTCCTGGAGCGCACTGTGATTCGGCACCTCTACGGCCGCCCCCTGGAGACGCTGCTGGCGACCTGGGGCGTGAGCCTGATTTTGCAGCAGTTTGTGCGCAGCGTGAACTGGCAGCTGGCCATCGGGCTGGCGCTGTTCAGCGGCCTATTTTGGGGCGGGTTGGCGGTGTTGGCCCGCCGTCCCAACTATGAACAGATTCGCCAGTGGGCGATCGCCCTCTTGCTGCCCCTGTCGGCGGGACTTGCTTGGGCCGTCGGCGCTTTTCTGGGTCAGGCCTACGCGCCTGCCATGGTGCGGCCCTGGTTCGGGGCCCAAAACGTGGCGGTGACGGCCCCGCCCTGGCTGCTCAGCGGCCTGCCGATCGCCGATTTTCGGCTGCCCTACTACCGCATTTTCATCATCGTCGTGACGGCGATCTGCGTTGCGGGCATCTACTGGTTCTTGCAGCGATCGCGCTGGGGCCTGCGGATTCGAGCCGTCATGCAAAACCGCAGCATGAGCGCCTGTCTGGGCATCCCCACCCAAACCGTCGACGCCTTGACCTTCTCCCTCGGCTCGGGCCTAGCGGGAATCGCGGGCTGCGCCCTGAGCCTGCTGGGACCGGTCGGCCCGAACACTGGCCAGAGCTACATCGTGGACACCTTCGTGGTGGTGGTGTTGGGGGGCGTCGGCAAGCTGATGGGGACCATCGTCGCGGCGATCGCCATCGGCATCGTCAATCAGCTCATCAGCGCCGGAACCTTGGTAGCTGCCTTCCAGCCCTTGGGCGCAGTGGCCGATTTCTTCGATGTGTTTGACTCGCCCAGCATGTCCAAGGTGCTGGTCTTCACCTTGATTGTGGTCTTTTTGCAGTTCCGACCGGCGGGCTTTTTCCCGCAAAAGGGACGGACCGTCGACGCCTAGGAGCCGCTATGACCCAGACTGTTTACTCCAAACCCGAATTTTTGGGCATCAACTGGCGCAGTCAGCGGGGCCGCTGGCTGGAGGTGGGCATCGTGGGGGCGATCGCCCTCCTGCTCGTGGTCGTGATGCCCTTGGTGCTACCCGGTTTCCGCCTCAATCTTTTGGGCCGCTTCTTGGCCCTGGCGATCGCGGCTTTGGGCATTGACCTCATTTGGGGCTTCACGGGCCTGCTCAGCCTTGGCCACGGCGTCTTTTTTGCCCTGGGCGGCTACGCCTTCGCCATGTACCTCAAGCTCCAAAACCCCACGGGCTCGGGGCCGCAGATTCCCGACTTCATGTCCCTCTACGGCGGCGCCACCGAGCTTCCCTGGCTCTGGCAGCCCTTCCAGTCGTTGCCGCTGACTCTGCTGGCGATCGTGGTCTTGCCTGCGCTGGTAGCGGCGGCCCTGGGCTATTTCGTGTTTCGCAACCGGATCCGGGGCGTTTATTTCTCGATCTTGACCCAGGCTGTCACGATCATTTTTCTCAACTTGTTTAACGGCCAGCAGCAGCTGATCAATGGTGCTAACGGCCTCACAGACTTCAAAACGATTTTTGGGTTGCCGATCAGTGAACCCAGCACCCAGCGTGGATTTTATATCGTGACGGTGGTGACGCTGGCGGGGGCCTACGCTCTGTGCCGGTGGCTGACCAGCGGCCGCTTTGGCCGCTTGCTGGTGGCCATTCGCGACGATGAGAGCCGGGTCCGCTTCTCCGGCTACAAC
This genomic stretch from Geitlerinema sp. PCC 7407 harbors:
- the urtA gene encoding urea ABC transporter substrate-binding protein; amino-acid sequence: MVRRIGRRKFLIYGSAAFGTSFLLKACSTPSNTSPSGASPTASPASSPAASSGNTIKVGILHSLSGTMSISEKSVVEAEQLAIKEINAAGGVLGKQIEAIVEDGASDWPTFAEKARKLIDQDRVATVFGCWTSASRKAVLPVFEEKNHMLWYPVQYEGQECSKNIFYTGAAPNQQIEPSVQWLLDNKGKDFFLVGSDYVFPRTANNIIKAQLASLGGNVVGEDYLPLGGVEVAPLVTKIRQALPNGGVIYNTLNGDSNVAFFKQLQGAGLTPDKYPTMSVSIAEEEVKAIGVEYLKGHYAAWNYFQTVESPASQKFVEAFKGEYGSDRVVNDPMEAAYIMVYLWKQAVEKAGTADDLERVRAAALGQTFDAPEGPVKLNNNHHLSKTVRIGEVRDDGLFEIVYATDAPVDPLPWNQFVADTKGFACDWSDPAKGGKYKV
- a CDS encoding ABC transporter permease subunit; this encodes MLSAYLEAIFSGVSIGAVLLMAALGLAIVFGLMGVINMAHGELIMLGAYVTFLVQNGCKALGGVWFEFYIVPALILAFGVTAIAGLLLERTVIRHLYGRPLETLLATWGVSLILQQFVRSVNWQLAIGLALFSGLFWGGLAVLARRPNYEQIRQWAIALLLPLSAGLAWAVGAFLGQAYAPAMVRPWFGAQNVAVTAPPWLLSGLPIADFRLPYYRIFIIVVTAICVAGIYWFLQRSRWGLRIRAVMQNRSMSACLGIPTQTVDALTFSLGSGLAGIAGCALSLLGPVGPNTGQSYIVDTFVVVVLGGVGKLMGTIVAAIAIGIVNQLISAGTLVAAFQPLGAVADFFDVFDSPSMSKVLVFTLIVVFLQFRPAGFFPQKGRTVDA
- the urtC gene encoding urea ABC transporter permease subunit UrtC produces the protein MTQTVYSKPEFLGINWRSQRGRWLEVGIVGAIALLLVVVMPLVLPGFRLNLLGRFLALAIAALGIDLIWGFTGLLSLGHGVFFALGGYAFAMYLKLQNPTGSGPQIPDFMSLYGGATELPWLWQPFQSLPLTLLAIVVLPALVAAALGYFVFRNRIRGVYFSILTQAVTIIFLNLFNGQQQLINGANGLTDFKTIFGLPISEPSTQRGFYIVTVVTLAGAYALCRWLTSGRFGRLLVAIRDDESRVRFSGYNPTGFKLLVFAVSAALAGVSGALYTPQTGIVTPGALSIAFSIEMVIWVAVGGRATLVGAILGALLVNFAKSLLSERFEEVWLFFQGGLFLVVVMALPQGIVGWLRTDGLQGLQGLLGLRPRVMTYPSLETDPEVELERQQLGSED